One Nematostella vectensis chromosome 10, jaNemVect1.1, whole genome shotgun sequence genomic window carries:
- the LOC125573308 gene encoding uncharacterized protein LOC125573308, whose amino-acid sequence MSKGSKHGYKQSVVQTNTRKRKSTFKGTKKQDKKAQDQREIRQVTEIAFVGDDDVVSEQVPPPQPSASAQKLHDVLEDLSSDDSLNAFEAEGESATGYRFVSMQSLLNFAKRLHANTTCDAGKFELKEMTTSRHGMCSSLFVHCHDCDMKEFLATGEHIGDATAPRTNNAKDINRRIVYASSEMGIGMEGVAKLCELLNMPFTMAINTWYKHQKLLHNVTREVAAEVLEANCKEAREAAMQELGSLESESMNVGIPVSFDGTWSKRGFTANHAVGFVISSTTGKVLDFEVLSKTCHACDIKKNTLPSDEFEVWVEAHECLGSFDGSSPSIEKECAKRLWGRSLSFNLMYKYMICDGDSKSYDSIWDQYGVCDTCNKFESISRASTEYKEWLKSEDYVEWESSHLDGSADCNRVVKLDCIGHVQKRMGKALYHFQTSSNKLEDGKPVKGRSGRLTKNAIEKLKKYYGKAIRDNVNKNANMPIERDAAISQMQNAIKASWYHCSKIPDKERHQFCPANSWCKYKKGLPCEDKDYHLDPVFIKCLEPIYTRLTDPALLARCLPGYTQNANESLNALVWARCPKHKWHGRERVEMAVGSAAIHFSLGATGKHEIMRRAGIEVGSHTEKESKSRDRERVEKADKRASDQHKKYRQARSLARKRDEELRLEREGTTYEAGGFNELGHDLGPSTSHRRKKRAKKH is encoded by the exons ATGTCAAAGGGCTCAAAACACGGCTACAAACAATCTGTAGTCCAGACTAACACAAGAAAGAGGAAATCTACGTTCAAAGGAACTAAGAAACAAGACAAGAAAGCTCAGGATCAACGAGAAATACGGCAGGTTACTGAGATCGCGTTCGTCGGTGACGACGATGTTGTGAGCGAGCAAGTTCCTCCTCCTCAGCCAAGTGCTTCGGCTCAGAAGCTTCATGATGTTCTTGAAGATTTATCTTCTGATGATAGCTTAAATGCTTTTGAAGCTGAGGGTGAATCAGCCACTGGATATCGCTTTGTTTCGATGCAGAGTCTTCTCAACTTTGCCAAGCGATTACATGCTAACACCACGTGCGATGCTG gtaaatttgaactaaaagaGATGACCACTAGTAGGCATGGAATGTGCAGCAGTTTGTTTGTTCATTGCCATGATTGTGACATGAAGGAGTTCTTGGCTACCGGAGAGCACATTGGTGACGCGACTGCTCCGAGGACAAACAACGCCAAAGACATCAACAGGCGGATTGTGTACGCTTCCTCCGAAATGGGCATTGGTATGGAAGGGGTAGCTAAATTATGTGAGCTTTTAAACATGCCCTTCACAATGGCCATAAACACATGGTATAAACACCAAAAACTTTTACACAATGTGACAAGGGAAGTTGCAGCTGAGGTGCTTGAAGCCAACTGTAAAGAGGCTAGAGAAGCAGCCATGCAAGAACTAGGCTCACTTGAAAGTGAATCAATGAATGTGGGCATTCCTGTAAGCTTTGATGGCACATGGTCAAAGCGGGGATTCACAGCCAACCATGCAGTCGGGTTTGTGATCTCCTCTACAACAGGCAAAGTCCTGGACTTTGAAGTATTATCCAAGACTTGCCATGCTTGTGACATAAAAAAGAACACACTTCCAAGTGATGAGTTTGAGGTCTGGGTAGAGGCACATGAGTGCCTTGGAAGCTTTGATGGGTCTAGCCCTAGTATTGAAAAGGAATGCGCAAAGAGGTTGTGGGGGAGGAGTCTTTCCTTCAATCTCATGTACAAGTACATGATTTGCGACGGGGACTCTAAGTCCTACGACTCTATTTGGGACCAGTACGGTGTGTGTGACACATGCAACAAGTTTGAGTCAATATCCAGAGCAAGCACAGAGTACAAGGAGTGGCTCAAGTCTGAGGACTATGTGGAATGGGAGTCAAGTCACCTTGATGGAAGTGCTGACTGCAACAGAGTGGTCAAGCTGGACTGCATAGGCCATGTCCAGAAACGGATGGGCAAGGCCTTGTATCACTTCCAGACTTCTTCAAACAAATTAGAAGATGGCAAACCTGTAAAAGGGAGATCTGGCAGACTGACCAAGAATGCtattgaaaaattaaaaaaatactatggAAAAGCTATCAGGGACAATGTAAATAAGAATGCAAATATGCCGATAGAGAGAGACGCAGCCATTTCTCAGATGCAAAATGCAATCAAAGCATCCTGGTATCACTGCAGCAAAATCCCTGACAAGGAGAGACACCAGTTCTGCCCAGCCAACTCTTGGTGCAAATATAAGAAAGGTCTTCCTTGTGAAGACAAGGACTACCACCTGGACCCGGTGTTCATCAAGTGCCTGGAGCCCATCTATACTCGGCTAACAGATCCTGCTCTGTTGGCGAGGTGTCTCCCTGGCTACACCCAGAATGCCAATGAATCTTTGAATGCTTTGGTGTGGGCCAGGTGCCCAAAGCATAAATGGCATGGTAGGGAGAGAGTGGAGATGGCTGTTGGGTCTGCGGCTATCCACTTCAGTCTGGGTGCTACCGGGAAGCATGAAATCATGAGAAGGGCGGGGATTGAAGTGGGTAGTCATACAGAGAAAGAGAGTAAGAGTAGAGATAGGGAGAGAGTAGAAAAGGCAGATAAGAGGGCTAGTGACCAGCATAAGAAGTACAGACAGGCAAGGAGTTTGGCAAGGAAGAGGGACGAAGAGCTTAGGTTAGAACGGGAAGGCACAACATATGAGGCAGGAGGCTTTAATGAGCTAGGACATGACTTGGGGCCCTCAACTAGCCATAGGAGGAAGAAAAGGGCAAAGAAACATTAA